One Microplitis mediator isolate UGA2020A chromosome 3, iyMicMedi2.1, whole genome shotgun sequence DNA segment encodes these proteins:
- the LOC130665149 gene encoding SAGA-associated factor 29-like — protein sequence MSFVDDSATHRIQERLKNIYELVKNIESKRIKSEVSLNNITNFHEKMALNNKKTSQCQQKLKKLYDSAIKDAQQEEELLRSTLTKINEIRAIRNKRIIEARNAGNKESIRRGTLMKMLQSTAVTLPLYVGKIPGAKAPPLCGAVPAESTYIASMGDIVAALVKSSSDEEENWILAEVVNFNPVTNKYEVDDIDEEQKDRHTLSKGRIVPLPLMRANPETDSHALFPKGSVVLALYPQTTCFYKAVVNQLPNSATEEYEVLFEDASYADGYLPPLNVNQRYVISIKEGKKITS from the coding sequence atgtcgtTTGTAGATGATTCTGCTACTCATCGAATACAAGAGcgattgaaaaatatatacgagTTAGTGAAGAATATCGAAAGTAAACGTATAAAATCAGAGGTTAGTTTGAACAATATAACAAACTTTCATGAGAAAATGGCGCTAAATAACAAAAAGACATCACAATGTCAgcaaaaactcaaaaaactCTACGATTCGGCGATTAAAGATGCTCAGCAAGAAGAAGAACTTTTGCGTTCGACCCTGACGAAGATCAATGAAATACGTGCTATTAGAAATAAACGCATAATTGAAGCACGCAATGCAGGTAATAAAGAATCAATACGTCGTGGAACTTTGATGAAAATGTTACAAAGTACTGCTGTAACTTTGCCTCTGTACGTGGGTAAAATACCTGGTGCTAAAGCACCACCACTCTGCGGTGCAGTACCTGCTGAATCAACTTATATTGCTAGTATGGGTGACATCGTAGCTGCGTTGGTTAAAAGTTCATCTGATGAAGAAGAAAATTGGATTCTTGCAGaagttgttaattttaatccaGTTACAAACAAATATGAGGTTGATGATATTGATGAAGAACAAAAAGACCGTCATACATTATCAAAAGGACGTATTGTACCACTGCCACTGATGAGAGCCAATCCAGAAACCGATTCACATGCGCTTTTTCCGAAAGGTTCTGTCGTATTGGCTCTTTATCCACAGACAACGTGTTTTTATAAAGCTGTCGTTAATCAACTGCCTAATTCAGCTACCGAAGAATACGAAGTTTTGTTTGAAGATGCTTCTTATGCTGATGGTTATTTACCACCGCTCAATGTCAATCAGCGTtatgttatttctattaaGGAGGGAAAAAAGATCACAAGCTAG